One window of the Rufibacter radiotolerans genome contains the following:
- a CDS encoding (2Fe-2S)-binding protein, with amino-acid sequence MPQDKDLDQHQPSAAGGQRISEARRSFLKQSSVLTAFALTPGIAVKAADLKLEEKIADAFEKVNVTLDINGKKQKLSVEPRTTLLDLLREQLHLTGTKKGCDYGQCGACTVHVDGQRVNSCLTLAVMQDGKKITTIEGLANGEKLHPMQEAFIKHDGFQCGYCTPGQIMSAVACIKEGHAGSDDEIREYMSGNICRCGAYPNIVNAIKEVKNGGQKV; translated from the coding sequence ATGCCCCAAGACAAAGACCTTGACCAACACCAGCCGTCGGCCGCGGGCGGGCAGCGCATTTCTGAGGCCCGGCGGTCCTTTCTCAAGCAGTCCTCGGTACTCACCGCCTTTGCCTTGACCCCGGGCATTGCCGTGAAAGCCGCCGACCTGAAGCTGGAGGAAAAAATAGCCGATGCCTTTGAGAAGGTGAACGTAACCCTGGACATCAACGGCAAAAAACAAAAGCTTTCCGTGGAACCTCGTACCACCCTACTGGATTTGCTGCGCGAACAACTGCACCTCACCGGCACCAAAAAAGGCTGCGACTACGGTCAGTGCGGCGCCTGCACCGTGCACGTAGACGGGCAGCGGGTGAACTCCTGCCTGACCCTGGCCGTGATGCAGGACGGCAAGAAAATCACCACCATTGAGGGCCTCGCCAACGGCGAAAAATTACACCCCATGCAGGAGGCGTTCATCAAGCATGACGGCTTTCAGTGCGGGTATTGCACCCCAGGGCAGATCATGAGCGCAGTGGCCTGTATCAAGGAAGGCCATGCCGGTTCAGACGACGAGATTCGCGAGTACATGAGCGGAAATATCTGTCGGTGCGGGGCTTACCCCAACATTGTCAACGCCATCAAGGAAGTTAAAAACGGAGGGCAGAAAGTATGA
- a CDS encoding GNAT family N-acetyltransferase, translated as MAFSSTDSVFTFRPGTVADAPLLADLGWRTFDETFATYNKPEDMEAFHPTMYAPELQAAELAEAETEFLIVEVNGEAVAYVKWNTAPAPAEIPGQKPFQISRLYLLQAWTGRGLGDKLMQLSLEKAKENGHDVVWLTVWESNERAIRFYQKYGFKEAGELTFVLGQDVQRDLYMMREV; from the coding sequence ATGGCCTTTTCTTCTACAGATTCCGTTTTTACCTTTCGCCCCGGCACCGTGGCTGATGCCCCTTTGCTCGCTGATCTGGGCTGGCGCACCTTTGACGAAACCTTTGCCACCTACAACAAACCTGAGGACATGGAAGCCTTTCACCCCACCATGTACGCCCCCGAGCTTCAGGCCGCCGAGCTGGCCGAGGCTGAGACGGAGTTTCTGATAGTGGAGGTAAATGGCGAGGCCGTGGCCTATGTGAAATGGAACACCGCCCCGGCTCCCGCCGAGATTCCTGGGCAAAAGCCCTTCCAGATTAGCCGCCTGTATTTACTGCAAGCCTGGACCGGCCGCGGATTGGGGGATAAACTGATGCAACTGAGTTTAGAAAAGGCCAAAGAGAACGGGCACGACGTGGTATGGCTCACGGTGTGGGAAAGCAACGAGCGGGCCATCCGGTTCTACCAGAAATACGGGTTCAAGGAAGCCGGGGAACTGACCTTCGTGCTGGGCCAGGATGTGCAGCGGGATTTGTATATGATGCGGGAGGTGTAA
- a CDS encoding heavy-metal-associated domain-containing protein, with the protein MSTQKFKTNIKCGGCISTVTPVLDKTPGIYKWEVDTNNPDKILTIEGDATSEAVIKAVQGAGFTATELKD; encoded by the coding sequence ATGAGTACTCAGAAATTCAAAACCAATATTAAGTGCGGTGGCTGTATCAGTACCGTTACCCCTGTGCTGGACAAAACGCCGGGTATCTATAAATGGGAGGTAGACACCAACAACCCAGACAAAATCCTGACCATTGAAGGAGATGCCACCTCTGAAGCCGTGATCAAAGCGGTGCAGGGTGCCGGCTTTACCGCTACCGAGCTAAAGGACTAA
- a CDS encoding YciI family protein codes for MFLIELTYKGPFEEVAPFLAEHLAFVEKGYASGHFLASGRKEPRTGGLIFCQAASKAEVEELMQEDPFVYQDLADLRIIEFVASRAEAGLEAFLET; via the coding sequence ATGTTTCTGATAGAACTAACCTACAAAGGACCCTTTGAAGAAGTAGCCCCGTTTCTGGCCGAGCACCTGGCCTTTGTGGAGAAAGGCTACGCCAGCGGTCATTTTCTGGCGTCCGGAAGAAAAGAGCCGCGCACCGGCGGCCTCATCTTCTGCCAGGCAGCCAGCAAAGCCGAGGTGGAAGAACTCATGCAGGAAGACCCCTTCGTGTACCAGGATCTCGCCGACCTCAGGATAATAGAGTTTGTCGCGTCACGCGCGGAAGCAGGGTTGGAGGCGTTCTTAGAAACGTAA
- a CDS encoding B12-binding domain-containing radical SAM protein: MTAAPKILLITPPLTQLNTPYPATAYIKGFLTGRGFDVTQADFGLELVLRLFSRNGLTQVFQTILDGSYELSDNSQRMLRLRRSYLDTIEPVIKFLQGRDSTLAHPIAMGSFLPEASRFLQLADLEEAFGTMGITDRAQYLATLYLEDLADLIKETVCPHFGFSRYADKLAMSATSFDPLENELQTTPNLVDQMLLDLLDERLQEVQPEVVGFSVPFPGNLYGALRLAQLIKQKYPNIKTLMGGGYPNTELRTLREPRVFKYIDYITLDDGEGPWLKLLEHFQGQRDQEQLQRTFLLQDGQVRFLNGAQDADIPHTEVGTPDYSDLRLHDYLSVVEVLNPMHRLWSDGRWNKLTIAHGCYWKRCSFCDITLDYISRYETAPSTLLVDRIEQIIAQTGQTGFHFVDEAAPPLALRDLAIELLRRGVKITWWGNIRFEKTFSADLCRLLAASGCIAVSGGLEVASDRLLAKMEKGVSIAQVARVTRDFTAAGIMVHAYLMYGFPTQTAQETIDSLEIVRQLFEQNVIQSGYWHRFSMTAHSPVGKNPEKYGVVKVGPEPGLFADNDLWHDDPQGADHELYGPGLAKALYNFMHGIGLEEPLSFWFDFKVPRVSLPRTLIAQAVETLGKPDAEKQNLRVFWLGHAPELDIQTKTKKGRTFQNAVLVFTEKTEEYEIKTSPEVGQWLFTWLTRLSEDYGTKYLLKDMAEDYPAGQMFTFQEFLITDTWLELRERGLLVV; encoded by the coding sequence TTGACTGCCGCTCCTAAAATCCTGCTCATTACCCCGCCGCTCACGCAGCTCAATACGCCTTACCCCGCCACTGCCTATATCAAAGGCTTTTTAACAGGCCGCGGGTTTGACGTGACGCAGGCAGATTTTGGTCTGGAGCTGGTGCTGCGGCTGTTCTCCCGCAACGGCCTGACCCAGGTATTCCAAACCATTCTGGACGGTAGCTATGAACTTTCCGATAACAGCCAGCGCATGCTGCGGCTGCGGAGGTCGTATCTGGACACCATTGAGCCGGTCATCAAATTCCTGCAGGGTCGCGACAGTACCCTGGCCCACCCTATTGCCATGGGTTCCTTTCTGCCGGAGGCCAGCCGGTTTCTGCAGCTCGCTGACCTGGAAGAAGCCTTCGGGACCATGGGCATCACAGACCGCGCCCAGTACCTGGCCACCCTTTACCTGGAGGACCTCGCGGACTTAATCAAGGAAACTGTTTGCCCCCACTTCGGCTTTAGCCGCTACGCCGATAAACTGGCCATGAGCGCCACGTCTTTTGACCCGCTGGAAAACGAGCTGCAGACCACACCCAACCTGGTAGACCAAATGCTGCTGGATCTTCTGGACGAGCGCCTGCAGGAAGTTCAGCCCGAGGTGGTAGGTTTCTCGGTGCCGTTCCCCGGCAACTTGTACGGGGCGCTGCGTCTGGCCCAGCTTATCAAGCAGAAGTACCCGAACATCAAAACCCTGATGGGCGGCGGTTACCCCAACACTGAACTCAGGACCTTGCGCGAGCCGCGGGTTTTCAAGTATATAGATTATATCACCCTGGATGATGGCGAAGGCCCGTGGCTCAAACTGCTGGAACATTTCCAGGGGCAGCGGGACCAGGAGCAACTGCAACGCACGTTCCTGTTGCAGGACGGTCAGGTGCGATTCCTCAACGGTGCCCAGGACGCCGATATCCCGCATACCGAGGTAGGAACGCCCGATTACAGCGATTTACGGCTGCACGACTACCTGAGCGTGGTAGAGGTGCTCAACCCCATGCACCGCCTCTGGTCAGATGGCCGCTGGAACAAACTTACCATTGCCCACGGCTGCTACTGGAAGCGCTGCTCTTTCTGTGACATCACCCTGGATTATATTTCGCGCTACGAGACGGCGCCTTCTACCCTGCTGGTAGACCGCATTGAGCAGATAATTGCGCAGACGGGGCAAACCGGTTTCCACTTCGTGGATGAGGCCGCCCCGCCCCTGGCCCTGCGTGATTTGGCCATTGAACTATTGCGCCGGGGAGTAAAGATTACCTGGTGGGGAAACATCCGGTTTGAGAAAACCTTTAGCGCAGACTTGTGCCGTCTGCTGGCAGCCAGTGGCTGTATTGCCGTGTCGGGAGGTTTGGAAGTGGCCTCAGACCGCTTGCTGGCGAAGATGGAGAAAGGCGTGAGCATTGCTCAGGTAGCCCGCGTGACCCGCGACTTTACCGCCGCCGGCATTATGGTGCACGCCTATTTGATGTACGGCTTCCCTACGCAGACCGCGCAGGAAACCATTGACTCCCTGGAGATTGTGCGGCAGCTGTTTGAGCAGAACGTGATCCAGTCTGGCTACTGGCACCGGTTCTCCATGACGGCGCACAGCCCCGTAGGCAAAAACCCTGAGAAATACGGCGTGGTGAAAGTAGGCCCGGAACCCGGCCTGTTCGCCGATAATGACCTTTGGCACGATGACCCGCAAGGTGCCGACCATGAACTGTACGGCCCCGGCCTGGCGAAGGCGCTCTATAATTTTATGCACGGTATTGGGCTGGAGGAGCCGCTTTCCTTCTGGTTTGACTTCAAGGTTCCCCGTGTCTCGTTGCCCCGTACTTTGATTGCCCAGGCCGTGGAAACTTTAGGCAAACCTGATGCGGAAAAGCAAAACCTACGCGTTTTCTGGTTGGGCCATGCCCCGGAACTGGATATCCAGACCAAAACCAAGAAAGGCCGCACCTTCCAGAATGCCGTGCTCGTTTTCACCGAGAAAACGGAGGAGTACGAAATCAAAACCTCGCCGGAGGTAGGACAATGGCTCTTTACCTGGCTCACCCGCTTGTCTGAAGACTACGGCACTAAGTACTTGTTGAAAGACATGGCTGAGGATTACCCAGCTGGGCAAATGTTCACCTTCCAGGAGTTCCTGATTACCGATACGTGGCTGGAGTTGCGGGAACGGGGGTTATTGGTGGTGTAA
- a CDS encoding FAD binding domain-containing protein, with the protein MIPFQYVKPGKPQAAIDTVAKDQTAMFIAGGTNLLDLMKRGVMNPEKLVDINKLPLRKIEKENGNTRIGALALNSAVAEDKLILEKHPLLAQALNAGASAQLRNMATVGGNIMQRVRCSYFYDLATPCNKREPGSGCSALQGYNRMHAIFGHSDKCIAVNPSDMNIALVALDATVLVSGPKGDRKIPFAEFHRLPGDTPHIDTNLQKGELITAVDISENPYQKYVHYLKVRDRNSYAFALVSVAAALDLAGGTIKSARLAMGGVAHKPWRLTEAEQFLAGKPATEASFRQAAEIAMRGAKAFEHNQFKLKLGPNVLVQALKNAAGAV; encoded by the coding sequence ATGATCCCGTTCCAATACGTAAAGCCCGGCAAGCCGCAGGCCGCCATTGATACGGTTGCCAAAGACCAGACCGCTATGTTCATCGCCGGAGGCACCAACCTGTTGGACCTCATGAAACGCGGGGTCATGAACCCTGAGAAACTGGTAGACATCAACAAGCTTCCACTTCGCAAAATTGAGAAAGAAAACGGCAACACTCGCATTGGGGCACTTGCCCTGAACAGCGCCGTGGCCGAGGATAAACTGATACTGGAGAAACACCCGCTGCTGGCGCAGGCCCTCAACGCAGGGGCCTCGGCGCAGCTTAGGAACATGGCCACTGTAGGTGGAAATATCATGCAACGGGTGCGCTGTTCTTACTTTTATGACCTGGCCACACCCTGCAACAAACGTGAACCCGGCTCTGGCTGCAGCGCCCTGCAAGGCTACAACCGCATGCACGCCATCTTCGGGCACAGTGATAAATGTATTGCCGTGAACCCCAGTGACATGAACATTGCCTTGGTGGCACTGGATGCTACCGTGCTGGTCTCTGGGCCAAAAGGCGATAGAAAAATCCCCTTTGCGGAGTTCCACAGGCTGCCCGGCGATACCCCGCACATTGACACCAACCTGCAGAAAGGCGAGTTGATCACGGCCGTAGATATCTCGGAGAACCCGTACCAAAAATACGTGCATTACCTGAAAGTGCGGGACCGCAATTCCTATGCGTTTGCTTTGGTCTCCGTGGCTGCGGCCCTGGACCTGGCCGGAGGCACCATTAAATCTGCTAGACTAGCCATGGGCGGGGTGGCCCACAAGCCCTGGCGCCTAACGGAGGCCGAGCAGTTCCTGGCTGGCAAACCGGCCACGGAAGCTTCTTTCCGGCAAGCCGCTGAGATAGCCATGCGCGGAGCGAAGGCCTTTGAGCACAACCAATTCAAACTGAAACTAGGCCCTAACGTTCTGGTGCAGGCCCTGAAAAACGCGGCAGGCGCCGTTTAA
- a CDS encoding cation-translocating P-type ATPase, with amino-acid sequence MESYQQPVQDVLQDLTTSAQGLTSAEAQQRLQTHGYNELKEADRDPVWKLILETFKDPMVIVLLLAAVVQLALGEVIEAVIIFAVLVLNAVVGVVQTKKAEGALDALRQMSAPSAKVLRDGVKQTLAARELVPGDVVALEAGDFVAADGRILESSSLRVNEGMLTGESEPVEKHTEPIPGESALGDRKNMVYSGALVVYGRGNFVVTATAEKTEIGKIAGLLASAEAKQTPLQRKLAAFSKKLGWVILALCILIFGVEAFRVWTGVETEDMTGALLKAFMFAVAVAVAAIPEALSSIVTIVLAVGTHKMARRHAIIRKLPAVETLGSTSVICTDKTGTLTQNKMTVVDSYVPGRSEEQYTEDPEQWSVSERWLMQVAVLCNDAHINQDGAELGDPTEVALIAYSNSKKQPYAKLRREFPRQAELPFDSDRKLMSTVHTIDEQRMLLTKGGPDVVLARCSHVLVDGEEKPVTPELLEGIRQQIEEFSDRALRVLAFGYKPLFTSGTITFEDEKDLVLVGLKAMIDPPREEVFDSIEEARKAGIKSVMITGDHKTTAQAIARQIGLMEEQDIALTGQELDDLSEEELDQKLERISVYARVSPENKIRIVRAWQRKGKVTAMTGDGVNDAPALKQADIGVAMGSGTDVAKDASAMILTDDNFVSIVSAVAVGRTVFDNIKKAIAYLFAGNLGAIIAILFALALDWVNPFNPIQLLFINLLNDSLPAIALGMEKAEPNVMRRKPRDINEGIFAGGMMKSVIARGVLIGAAVIVSQWLGLQQSPEMSIAMAFTTLILARTLQTFAARSNTQTAIGAGFFENKYVLGAVLLCFGLYGLTVLPGVREIFSIPADFGWDEWKVAAGLAAAAVTLMEVWKLTPWASDKK; translated from the coding sequence ATGGAATCTTACCAGCAGCCCGTTCAAGATGTCTTACAGGACCTAACCACTTCGGCCCAGGGGCTCACTTCTGCAGAGGCGCAGCAACGGCTACAGACCCATGGGTACAATGAACTCAAAGAAGCCGACCGGGACCCCGTCTGGAAACTGATTCTGGAGACCTTCAAAGACCCCATGGTGATTGTGCTCCTCCTGGCGGCTGTGGTGCAGTTGGCGCTGGGCGAAGTCATAGAAGCGGTCATCATCTTCGCGGTGCTGGTGCTGAACGCCGTGGTGGGCGTGGTGCAGACCAAAAAAGCCGAAGGCGCTCTGGACGCGCTCCGGCAGATGTCGGCGCCTTCTGCCAAGGTATTGCGCGATGGAGTGAAGCAGACCCTGGCGGCCCGCGAGCTGGTACCCGGCGACGTGGTGGCCCTGGAGGCCGGCGATTTTGTGGCCGCCGACGGACGGATTTTGGAAAGTAGTTCCCTGCGTGTGAATGAAGGCATGCTCACCGGTGAGTCTGAACCGGTAGAAAAACACACAGAACCCATCCCCGGGGAATCCGCCCTGGGCGACCGCAAGAACATGGTCTACAGCGGGGCGCTGGTGGTGTATGGCCGGGGCAATTTTGTGGTGACGGCTACCGCCGAAAAAACCGAGATAGGCAAAATAGCTGGTTTACTGGCTTCAGCGGAAGCCAAACAAACCCCGCTTCAGCGTAAGCTGGCCGCGTTCAGCAAGAAGCTGGGCTGGGTCATTCTGGCGCTCTGTATCCTTATCTTCGGGGTAGAGGCCTTCAGGGTCTGGACCGGCGTAGAAACCGAAGACATGACCGGGGCGCTGCTCAAGGCCTTTATGTTTGCAGTGGCCGTGGCGGTGGCGGCCATTCCAGAGGCGCTTTCTTCTATTGTGACCATTGTGCTGGCCGTAGGTACCCACAAGATGGCCCGCCGCCACGCCATCATCCGGAAACTGCCCGCCGTGGAGACCCTGGGTTCTACCAGCGTTATCTGCACAGACAAAACCGGCACGCTCACCCAGAACAAGATGACCGTGGTAGATTCCTATGTGCCCGGCCGCTCAGAGGAACAGTATACCGAAGACCCGGAGCAATGGTCGGTGTCTGAGCGGTGGCTCATGCAGGTGGCCGTGCTCTGCAATGACGCCCACATCAACCAGGACGGCGCCGAACTGGGTGACCCCACTGAGGTGGCCCTCATTGCCTACAGTAACTCAAAAAAACAGCCCTACGCCAAACTGAGAAGAGAATTTCCCCGGCAGGCCGAGCTCCCTTTTGACTCAGACCGCAAGCTCATGTCTACGGTGCATACCATTGACGAGCAGCGCATGCTTTTGACCAAAGGCGGACCGGATGTGGTGCTGGCCAGGTGCAGCCATGTACTGGTAGACGGCGAGGAAAAACCCGTTACGCCTGAGTTACTGGAGGGAATACGCCAGCAGATTGAGGAATTCTCTGACCGGGCGCTGCGCGTGCTGGCCTTCGGGTATAAGCCACTGTTTACCTCTGGCACCATTACCTTTGAAGACGAGAAAGATCTGGTGCTGGTAGGGCTCAAAGCCATGATAGACCCGCCCCGCGAAGAAGTCTTTGACTCTATTGAGGAAGCCCGAAAAGCAGGAATCAAGTCAGTCATGATTACGGGTGACCACAAAACCACCGCCCAGGCCATTGCTCGCCAGATTGGCCTCATGGAGGAGCAGGACATTGCCCTCACCGGCCAGGAACTGGATGATCTCTCTGAAGAAGAACTGGACCAGAAGCTGGAAAGGATCTCGGTATACGCCCGGGTATCGCCGGAAAATAAAATACGCATTGTACGCGCCTGGCAACGAAAAGGCAAGGTGACGGCCATGACCGGCGACGGGGTGAACGATGCCCCCGCCCTTAAACAGGCCGACATTGGCGTGGCCATGGGCAGCGGCACCGACGTGGCCAAGGACGCCTCGGCTATGATTCTCACGGATGATAATTTCGTGTCTATTGTGAGCGCCGTGGCCGTGGGCCGAACCGTGTTTGACAACATCAAGAAAGCCATCGCCTACCTGTTTGCCGGGAACCTGGGCGCCATCATTGCCATTCTGTTCGCGCTGGCCCTGGACTGGGTCAACCCGTTCAACCCCATTCAGTTGCTGTTTATCAACCTTTTGAATGACTCCTTGCCGGCTATTGCGCTGGGCATGGAGAAAGCCGAACCCAACGTGATGCGCCGTAAACCGCGTGATATCAATGAGGGTATTTTTGCCGGCGGCATGATGAAATCTGTAATTGCGCGGGGCGTCTTGATTGGTGCCGCGGTGATTGTCTCGCAGTGGCTGGGCTTACAGCAGTCCCCGGAGATGAGCATTGCCATGGCCTTTACCACCTTGATTCTGGCCCGAACGCTACAGACCTTTGCCGCCCGTTCTAATACACAAACCGCAATAGGTGCGGGTTTCTTTGAGAACAAATATGTGTTGGGGGCGGTGTTGCTGTGCTTCGGGTTGTATGGCCTCACGGTGCTGCCGGGCGTGCGCGAAATCTTCTCTATTCCGGCTGACTTTGGTTGGGACGAATGGAAGGTAGCTGCCGGGTTAGCCGCCGCCGCCGTTACCCTGATGGAAGTCTGGAAACTTACCCCCTGGGCCTCTGATAAAAAGTAG
- a CDS encoding xanthine dehydrogenase family protein molybdopterin-binding subunit, which produces MKDYFFQDNVGKPMDRVDGRFKVTGAAKYSAEYALPNMAHAVLVGSTIAKGRIKSIDTKRAENSPGVLAVLHFQNAPKVPGYVQAAHPSEPKPVGQPHRVFFNDEVDFNDQPIAVVIADTLERAMYAAKLVKAQYTEEKHATDFNKNTSKAFLPTAAQRNPKHPLGDYTRGKEDAYKTEALKVEGEYVIPTEVHHPMELQAIIAHWEADNKLTVYDKTQAVIGTQNAFAKDWGIPVENVKVIATFVGGAFGNGLHTWPHETAAIMAAKKVNRPVKLMLTREQMFTMVGYRPHAWQKVGMSATKDGKITAITHEAIGQTSSYEEFTESTLQQTRMMYTSPNVTTRYRILPLDISTPIWMRGPGEATGAFALESAMDEMAHVIGMDPLEFRLKNHTDKDPEKNLPWSTKYLTEAMQMGAERIGWSKRQLKPGSLKNGEWLVGYGMGVGTFGANRGRAKVKAVLYNNGTLVLQSATTDIGPGTGTAMVQIAAQNLGIAPEKIVFELGSSLYPPSPSQGGSATVASVGSAVHAACMALKQKLMGMAAGNKDTAFKGATLETLMFKDGYVSLKSAPSSRLSYADILKQQNLPEIEVTEESKPDDARTRYSMYSFSVHFAEVQVHPMTGQIRVTKLVSCADAGTVINPKTAGNQMIGGAVGGIGMALTEGAVMDHRFGRYVTKDFADYHLPVHADAPNIEALFVNKPDMINNPNGTKGIGEIATIGVAPAIANAIFNASGKRIRELPITPDKLI; this is translated from the coding sequence ATGAAAGATTATTTCTTCCAAGATAACGTGGGCAAGCCCATGGACCGGGTAGATGGCCGCTTCAAAGTTACCGGCGCCGCCAAATACTCCGCGGAATATGCGTTGCCCAACATGGCGCACGCCGTCCTGGTGGGCAGCACTATTGCCAAAGGCCGCATTAAAAGTATTGACACCAAACGCGCCGAGAATTCCCCCGGCGTACTGGCCGTTTTGCATTTCCAGAATGCGCCCAAAGTACCCGGCTACGTGCAGGCCGCGCATCCCTCTGAGCCCAAACCCGTGGGCCAGCCGCACCGCGTGTTCTTCAATGACGAGGTAGATTTCAACGACCAGCCTATTGCCGTGGTGATAGCAGACACCCTGGAGCGCGCCATGTACGCGGCCAAACTGGTAAAAGCACAGTACACTGAAGAGAAGCACGCCACCGATTTCAATAAAAACACCTCCAAGGCTTTTCTGCCCACGGCCGCCCAGCGCAACCCCAAGCACCCGCTGGGAGATTACACCCGGGGCAAGGAAGACGCCTACAAAACCGAGGCGCTCAAAGTCGAGGGCGAGTACGTGATTCCCACGGAGGTGCACCACCCCATGGAACTGCAGGCCATCATTGCGCATTGGGAAGCCGACAACAAGCTTACTGTCTATGACAAGACGCAGGCGGTCATTGGCACTCAGAATGCCTTTGCTAAAGACTGGGGCATACCCGTGGAGAACGTGAAGGTGATTGCCACGTTTGTGGGCGGCGCCTTCGGGAACGGGTTGCACACCTGGCCCCACGAGACGGCCGCCATTATGGCCGCCAAGAAAGTAAACCGCCCCGTGAAACTCATGCTCACCCGCGAGCAGATGTTCACCATGGTGGGGTATCGGCCGCACGCCTGGCAGAAAGTGGGCATGAGCGCCACCAAAGACGGCAAAATCACCGCCATCACGCATGAGGCCATTGGGCAGACGTCTTCTTATGAGGAGTTCACCGAGAGTACCCTGCAGCAGACGCGCATGATGTACACCAGCCCCAACGTGACCACCCGCTACCGCATCCTGCCCCTGGACATCAGCACGCCCATCTGGATGCGCGGTCCCGGCGAAGCAACCGGGGCGTTTGCGCTGGAATCTGCCATGGACGAGATGGCCCACGTGATTGGCATGGACCCGCTGGAGTTCCGCCTGAAAAACCACACCGACAAAGACCCAGAGAAAAACCTGCCCTGGTCTACCAAGTACCTCACGGAGGCCATGCAGATGGGCGCAGAGCGCATTGGTTGGAGCAAACGGCAACTGAAACCGGGCTCCCTGAAAAACGGCGAGTGGCTGGTGGGCTACGGCATGGGCGTGGGCACCTTCGGGGCGAACCGCGGCCGGGCCAAGGTAAAGGCCGTGCTGTATAATAACGGTACGCTGGTCCTGCAAAGCGCTACCACCGATATTGGCCCAGGAACCGGCACGGCCATGGTACAGATTGCGGCCCAGAACCTGGGGATTGCCCCCGAGAAGATTGTGTTTGAACTGGGTAGTTCTTTGTACCCGCCTTCGCCCAGCCAGGGCGGATCGGCTACGGTGGCCAGCGTGGGTTCGGCGGTACACGCCGCCTGTATGGCCCTCAAGCAGAAACTCATGGGCATGGCGGCCGGCAACAAAGACACTGCCTTCAAAGGCGCCACGCTGGAGACCCTGATGTTCAAAGACGGCTATGTCTCCCTGAAAAGCGCCCCTTCTTCCCGCCTGAGTTACGCAGATATTCTAAAGCAACAGAACCTGCCGGAAATTGAGGTAACCGAGGAATCTAAGCCCGACGATGCCCGAACCCGGTATTCCATGTACTCATTCTCGGTGCACTTTGCCGAGGTGCAGGTACACCCCATGACCGGGCAGATTCGCGTGACCAAACTGGTTTCCTGCGCCGATGCCGGCACCGTCATCAACCCCAAAACCGCCGGCAACCAGATGATTGGCGGCGCCGTAGGCGGCATAGGCATGGCCCTCACCGAAGGCGCCGTCATGGACCACCGCTTCGGGCGCTACGTGACCAAGGACTTCGCCGATTACCATTTGCCCGTGCACGCTGATGCGCCAAACATTGAAGCGCTCTTCGTAAACAAGCCTGATATGATCAACAACCCCAACGGCACCAAAGGCATCGGCGAGATTGCCACCATCGGGGTAGCCCCAGCCATTGCCAACGCCATCTTCAACGCCAGCGGCAAACGGATCAGGGAACTGCCTATCACACCGGATAAATTGATTTAA